The genomic segment CGTTCAACGGGATCCGCTCGATCAGCCGGAACTCGCCCGGGATGGACGAGCGGTGCAGCGTCGACCGCAGCCGGACGGGCAGTTCGGCGAGCAGCGTGCCCGGGTCGCCGTCCGGCACGACGAACGCGACCAGCGCGACCGCCCGGCCGGAGGCGTCCCGCCGCGGGGCGACCACCGCCTCGCGTACCCGGTCGTCCGCCTCGATCGCGGTCTGGATCTCCCCCGGTTCGATGCGCACCCCCTCGAGCTTGATCTGCTGGTCCAGGCGGCCGAGCAGCTCGATCGTGCCGTCGGCCCGCAGCCGGGCCGCGTCCCCGGTCCGGTACATCCTGGCGCCCGGCCGGAACGGGTCCGCCGGGAAGCGCTCCGCCGTCAGCCGCGGCCGCCGGTCATACCCCTGCCCCACGCCGACCCCGCCCAGCACGAGTTCCCCTGGCAGGTCGAGCGCGGCCTCCCGCCCGTACCGGTCGAGCACGCGCGCGGTCTGGTTGGTCAGCGGCCTGCCGTACGGGATCGCGCGGGCGAACCGCTCCCCCGGCGCGACGCGGTGGATCACGCTGTCCACCGACACCTCGGTGGCGCCACCGAGGCTGTAGAACTCGGCACCGGGAAACGCGCGGTGCACCCGCGACGGCTGATCGACCGGGATCCAGTCACCACCGGCGAGCACCAGCCGCACACTGTCCACTCGGGACGGAAGCAGGTTCAGCACCAGGCTCAGCGCCGAAGGCACCGAATGCCAGAGCGTGACGCGCTCGTCGACGAGCAGCCGCGCCCAGTGGTCCACGTCCTGCTCCCGGCCGCGGTCCGGCAGGACCGCCGTCGCCCCGGCCGCGAGCGTGCCGAACAGGTCGTACACCGACATGTCGAAGCTCGGCGAGCTGACCACGAGCATCCGGTCTCCGGGGCCGAGCCCGAACCGCTGGTTCAGGTCGGTGATCATGTTCGCCCGGCCGGCGTGGTCGAGCAGCGCGCCCTTGGGTTCGCCGGTGGAGCCCGAGGTGAAGATCAGGTAGGCCAGGTCGCTCCCGGTGCCCCGGCGCGTCGGGCGGTCCCGGCTGGTCACGCCGGACGGCACCGGCACCCAGGAATCGGTGAGGGAAGTGGCGATCTCGGCGTACTCGGGATCGGCCAGGAGGCTGGTGAGGTGGCCGAGCCGGAACAGGGTGCGCAGCCGCTGGTCCGGCAGCTTCGGGTCGAGCGGCACGTAGGCCGCGCCCGCTTTCAGCACGGCCAGCGCGCACACCACGAACTCGACGCTGAGCGTGGCCAGGATCCCGATCCGCGTGCCGGTGAGCCGCGCCGCGAGCCCGTTGGCGCGTGCTTCCAGCTCCCCGAAGCGCAGCCGGGTATCCCCCTGTACCAAGGCGAGCGCGTCCGGATCACGGTCGGCCGCAGCCTCGAACAACTCGTGCAGGCAGGGTGGGTGCGTCAGGTCGCGGGTGGTGTCGTTGAGCCGGGCGGCGACCTGCTTCTCCGCCGCCGTGCGGTGGTCCACCGCCGCGACTTCCCTGTCCGGCATGGAGATCGCGGCTCGCAGGAAGGCGAGGTAGTGCGCGGCGATCCGGTCCAGGGCCGCGGGATCGCGCGGGCGCGCGGCACATTCGACGGTCAGCTCGTCGGCGAAGACGAACGTCAGCGCCAGATCCGCCGGTTCGGGATCGAGCACCACCCGGAATCCGGCCCGCGCACCGGCGACCGGCGCGGCCATCGCGACGAAATCGCCGACGACCGTGCCGTCGAGGCGCAGCGTGTGCTCGGTGTCCGTGCGGACGGTGACCTCGCGCGGGCCCGCGTAGGCCATGGCCTGGGCGAGCAACGCGCCGAGCAGCACGGCTCCGGAAGCCAGTGGCAACGCGTGGCCGCCGCTGACCGAGGGCGTCGAGTCCTCGCACACCAACGGGAAGTGCGGGTGGGTGCGTTCCATCAGGACCAGCCTCCCGGCAGCGGGTACGCGGCCATCACCCCGGCGATCTCGGCCCGGACCCGCGGCACCGCCGCCGGATCCGCCAGCACGTCGACGATCCCGGTGCAGCAGCGGTCGAAGTCGGCGGTGGTCAGCCCGCGGAAGGCGGCGATGTTCGTGCCCAGCCGCAGCCCGGCCGCCACGCGGGACGGGGTGGTGTCGCCGGGGACCCGGTTGCGGTTGGTCAGGACGCCCGCCGCCTCCAGCGCGCGTTCCGCGTCCCGGCCGGTGAGCCCGCGCGGGCGCAGGTCCACCAGCACCATGTGGCTGTCGGTCCCGCCGGAGACCAGGTCGAAGTCGCGTTCGAGGCGCCGCGCGAGCAGGTCGGCGAGTTCGCGGACCCGGCGCATCACCCTGGCGAACTCGGGTTTCGCCACCCAGTCGAGCACGCAGGCCTTGCCCGCGATCGCCCCGAAGTCCGGTGAGCCCTGGAAGTACGGGAACACCGCGCGGTCCAGGAGCTTCGCCAGGGTCTCGGTGCGCCCCGGCGGCGGGGACACCGCGTCCGGGCCGGACAGGATCAGCCCGCCCTTGGGGCCGTACAACTGCTTGTGCGTGCAGAGGGTGGTGACGTGGGCGTGCGGCACCGGGCTCGGCTGCAGCCCGGCCGCCACCAGCCCGGCGGTGTGCGAGATGTCGGCCACCAGCACGCAGCCGTGGCGGTCGGCGACCCGGCGGAACCCGGCGAAGTCGATCGCGCGCGGGTAGGCGCTGCCACCGCAGATGATCACCTTCGGCCGGTGCTCGCCGGCCAGCCGGTCCACCTCGGCCAGGTCGATCCGCCCGTCCGCGCGCACGCCGTAGTACACGCCGCGGAAGAACCGGCTGGTCACCGACGGCTTGCTGACGTGGGTCAGGTGCCCGCCGCTGGCCAGGTCCATGCTCAGCACCACGTCGCCCGGGTCGAGCAGCGCGGTCAGCACGGCGAGGTTCGCCGTGCTCGCCGCGTGGGACTGCACGTTGGCGTAGGTGGCCCCGAACACCGAGCACGCCAGGTCCACGGCCATCCGCTCGACCACGTCGGCGCCCGCCGAGCCGGAGTGGTAGCGATCGCCCGGGTAGCCCTCGGTGGTGACGTTGGCGAACACCGACTGGGTCGCGGCCGCCACCTCCGGGTGCACGATGCTGCGGGCCGCGATCAGGCACAGCGTCTCCCGCTGGTATTCGTATTCGGCCCGGATCGTCCCGGCCAGTCCGTGCGGGCGGATCCGCCCGGACGGCACCGTGAACGGCAAGGCCGTCGAGTCGATGGTCATTCCGCCCCCACATTTCCTTACGAATGGCCGTGGATCGACCAGGAATGGTGATGTCTCATTCTTACGAACCTGAATACGGTAACCCAGGAAAGCCGATCCGCGCCCCGGCTGCCGTTCGCCGGAAAAGCGGCAAGCTAAACACCCGGAGTGGCCGGAAGGTAACGCCGCGGCACCCGGTTCCCGATTCCGGTGAGTATTTCGTGGGGATTGGTGCGCGCCCACCGTGCCCATTCGGCCACCGTCGGTTCCGACTGCTCACCGGGGCCGAAAAGGACCACCTCGTCCCCGATGCGCACGGGCGCGTCCCCGGCGTCGGCGACGAACTGGTCCATCGCCACCCGCCCGGCCACCCGGCACCGCCGCCCGCCGAGCAGCACCTCGGCGCGTTCGCCTGCCAGGCGCGGGACCCCGTCGGCGAAGCCCAGCGGGACCAGCGCCAGGGTGGTGTCCCGACTGGTCACGTACTCGTGGTCGTAGGACACGCCGGTGCCGCCCGGCACCCGCCGGACCATGTTCGCCCTGGTCCGCAGCGTCATCGCCGGGCGCAGCCCGGATTCGTGCCCGGCCAGCGGTTCCACCCCGTACAGCGCGATCCCGGCCCGCGCCAGGTCGAGGTGGGTGGCGGGCGCGGTCAGCACGGCCGCCGAGTTGGCCAGGTGCCGCACCCGCGGGTCGAGCCCGCGCGCGGCGGCCAGCGCGCAGGCCTCCTCGAAGCGGCTCGACTGCACGCCCACGGACGGGTCGCCGGGGTGGTTCCCGCTGATCAGGTGCGACCACAGGCCGCGGACCCGCACCAGGCCGGCGCGTTCGAGCCGCCGCGCGGCGGTGACCAGCCCTGGCCACAGCTCCGGCGGTGACCCGTTGCGCGACAGGCCGGTATCCACCTTGAGGTGCACATACGCGCATTTCCCGGCCCGGTCGGCGCTCGCGGCGATGCCGTCGAGGTGCTCGACCGACGAGACCGACAGGTCGATGTCACCACCGATGGCCGGGGCGAAGTCCTCGTCCGGCAGGTGGAGCCAGCTCAGCACCGGCGCGGTGATCCCGGCGGCCCGCAGGTGCAGCGCCTCGGCGAGCGAGGTGACGCCCAGCCAGGTCGCGCCGTGCGCGAGCGCGGTGGTGGCGACCGGGAGCACGCCGTGCCCGAAGCCGTCCGCCTTGACCACCGCCATGAGCTCACCGGAACAGCGTGACCGCAGCAATTCGGTATTGTGCGCGATCGCGCCGAGATCGATCACGGCCATCCCGAGCGATTCGGTGGCCGTCGCCGCGCCGGGCGCATCAGTCCACCGGTAATCCTCCCGGACAATACTCATGCTGCCCCCTCGGCATAGGCTTCGCCCTTACTCGGGGGCCACACTTTACCCTTTTTCCCCGGGTGCGCCATGCCATTGCGCGAACGGCGTGGAAATCACCGTTTCTCATTTCACTCAGCGAAAGGACGCGCATTCGGGCGCCGGGTTGGAAATTGCCCGACCGGGGACCGGCGTACGAGGCGCCACGAGCGGGAGCCGAGCCGGGCACCAGTCACCCCGGATACGGTTTTCCTCGCCGGCTCGGTGCGGGAGCCTCCCCACATGGACCCGACGGGTTCCCGCCGAGCCGGCTCTGAAAAGTCCACTCCGGACTGATCAGAGGTGGGCGGCGGTGCTCCCGCCGACCTCCAGCGCGGGCAGGCCGAGCTTGCGGTGGTCCCACGAGCGGATCCGCTCGGCGTCGAACCGCACGGCCACGCGCTTGGCGAGCATGAACTCGACCATCGGCCGGACCTCTTCGCTGTAGGGCCCGTTGTACCGCTCCCACACGCCGACCCCGACCGCCCACAGCGCGTCCGGGTCGTCGACGATCGTCGCGTGGCCCTGGATGGCCACCCCGCGCAGGGCGTCGTAGGTGTGGCCCGTCTCGATCATCACCGTGGCCCGGCCGTCCCGGCGCAGGTTGACCGCCTTCTGCGACTTGGCCTTCGTCTCGAACCACAGCACCCCGTCGAGCACGGCGTACCACATCGCCACCAGGTGCGGCTGGCCCGACGAGCCGACCGTCGCCAGCGTGGCCACGCGCTGCTCGTCCAGGAACCGCGCGATCTCCCCGGCGGACATGACGATCTGGCGGCGCTGGTTCTCGCCCATGCGGCACCTTTCCGATGAGACGGAGTACATAATGAGACTGTGTCTCACAGTGAACCCGACGGTCTCGCCGCCCGCAAGAGGCGGGCGACCAGCACCCGCATCGCCGCGTCGGCGGCCCGGCTCGCCGGGCGGCACGGGGTCGCGAGCACCACGGTGGAGCAGATCGCGGCCGACGCCGAGGTCGCCCGTGCCACCTTCTTCCGGTACTACAGCACGAAAGAGAGCGCCATCGCGGAAGGCGTCACGGGCCCGTGGCTGGTGCTGGTCACCGAGGCGCTGGCGCGCCGGCCGGAGCACCTGTCCGCGAAAGCGGCGCTGGTCGCGGCGTTCGACGAGCTCGCAGGGCACTTCTCCGACCACCGTGACGAGATCTGGGAACTCGCCCGCCTCACCCGCTCATCACCGGCACTGCACGCCTGGACCACGCAGACCTACCAGCGCTACGAGGACGCCATCGCCCGGCTGCTGGCACCCCGCTTCCCCGCGTCAGCCGAGCCCGACCCGCGGCCGCGCCTGCTCGCGGTCCTCGCCATGGGCGCGGTCCGCATCTGCCTGGACGACTGGGTCGCCACCGGCGGCTCACTGCCCGCGCTGCTCTCCCGCGCCTTCGCCTCGATCACCGTCGAACCGGGGTAAGGCCCCGGATCGACGGTGATCCGGGGCCTGTCCGATCACCGGCTCAGCGCGGCGAACATGCCGGGCTCGTAGGCACCCGCCGGGTTGCGCACGATCACGTTCATCCGGTTGGCCGCGTTGATCATCGCCACCAGGCACACCAGCGCGGCCACCTGGTCGTCGTCGAAGTGCTCGCGCACCCGGGCCCACGTCTCGTCGGACACGCCCCGGCCGGTGTCGGCGAGCCGGGTGCCCTCCTCGGCGAAGGCCAGCACGGCCCGCTCTGCTTCGGTGAACACCGTCGCCTCGCGCCAGGCCGCGATCAGGGCGAGCCGGACCGCGCTCTCCCCCGCCGCCGCGGCGTCCTTGGTGTGCATGTCGAGGCAGAACCCGCAGCCGTTGAGCTGGCTGGCCCTGATCTTGAGAAGTTCCTGCGTGGTCGCGGGCAGCGCCGAGTGCTCGAGCACCAGCGCGGCGCCGATGAAGCGCTTGCTGAACTTGGCGGCGACCTCGTTGGCCATCAGGTCGAATCGGGCTTCCATGGTGTCTCAGTGTCTCCTCGTTCGTCGTGGCAGGGGGTACGGACACCAGATGCCGGTCACCCCGGATCCTGTGACAGCGGGAGACGGTGGTCACACCGGTGTCACAGATCGGGCGGACCCGGCGTCTGGTGGGCGGACCGGACGAAGGAAAGGACGGGAGCCAGCATGCGGGGCACCGAAGGCAGCGAGAGCACGGACGCGTTCGTCACCCATCGCAACCTGTTGTTCACCGTGGCCTACGAGATGCTGGGCTCGGCCGCCGACGCCGAGGACGTGCTGCAGGAGACCTGGCTGCGGTGGGTGGACGTGGACCTCACCGAGGTGCGGGACCAGCGCGCGTACCTGGTCAAGATCGCCACCCGCCAGGCGCTGACCCGGTTGCGCACGCTCGGGCGCCGCAAGGAGTCCTACGTCGGCTCGTGGTTGCCCGAGCCGCTGCTCACCGCGCCCGACGTGGCCGACGACGTGGAACTGGCCGACAGCGTCTCGATGGCCATGCTGCTGGTGCTGGAAACGCTCACCCCGACGCAGCGGGCGGTGTTCGTGCTGCGCGAGGTGTTCGACCTGCCTTACGACGAGATCGCCGAAGCCGTCGGGAAAACCGAGTCCGCGGTTCGTCAGATCGCCCACCGGGCGCGGGCGCACGTCGCGGAGCGCCGCCCGCGCGGAGTCGTCACCCCGGCGCAGACCCGCTCCGTGCTCGAGGCGTTCCAGCGGGCCGTCCAGACCGGCGATCTGCAGGGCCTGCTCGACATCCTTTCCCCGGACGTCGTCCTGCTCGGCGACGGCGGCGGCGTGAAGCAGGCCGTGCTCCGGCCCATCCACGGCGCGGACAAGGTCGCCCGGGTGCTGACCGCCGGGCTCGGCCGGGTCGGCGACGCGGGCTCGATGCACCCGGCTCAGGTCAACGGGCACCCGGCGCTGGTCTTCCAGCTCCACGGCGAACTCGACTCCGTGCTGGCGGTCCGGTTCGACGAGGGCCGGATCACCGGTCTCTACGCGGTGCGCAATCCCGAGAAGCTGTCCCACATGGACCGGGAGACCAGCCTGCGCCGCTGATCAGGCATCTCAGTCGCCGAGCAGCCGCCACGCGGTGAGCGCGAGCCGGACCCGGACCAGCCCGGCGGGTTCGGTGAGGTCGAAGCCGAGTGCCTTGCCGAGCTGGTCGAGCCGCCGGGCGATGCTGCTGTGGTGCAGGTGGAGCCGGTCCGCGGCCCGGCGCAGGGAACCGGTGGCGCAGTAGGCGTCCAGTGTCGCCAGCTCGTCCGGCTGACCGGCCAGGCAGGCGATCGCGGCCACGTCGGCGTTGGCCCGGACGACTTCGGGTGGAACCTGCGCCAGCAGCGCCAGTGCCCCCAGTCCGGCGTACCGGACGACCGGTTCCCGTGCCGTGGTGAAGCGCAGGGCCGTGCGTGCTTCCCGCCAGGAACATTCGGGGCTGCCCGCGGCGCCGACACCCGCGTGCACGCCCGCCGGGAACCGTGCCATGTCCACTGTGGACGCCAGGATCACGCCCACCCCGGCCAGCGGCGCCGCTTTCACCGGCCGTCCCGGGCAGATCGCCCCGGCGACCCGGTCCAGCGGCAGTTCCGAACGCACCGCGGCGACCCGGACCGGCACGTCGGCGCCGAAACCCAGCAACCGCAACGCCCGCGCCCGGCCCGCCTCGTCGGTGTCGCCGCCGATGACGAGCTCGATCAACGCGGGGTCGGCCATCGTGGTGCGGGCCGGGCCGTAGCGCTCGACCACGCCCGCGACGGCGATGGCGAGCCGGGCCAGCACCAGGTCGTCGAGCGGCACGGGCTCGCCCGGCCGTTCCAGCCACGCCAGCCCGATCTCCTCCTCGTCGAGGACGATCGGCAGCTGGACCGAAGCGTCCCCGCCCGCATCGGCGGTCCGGCGGCCGTCGGGCCCGACCCGGATCACCCGGCCCGTGCCGTGGAGCCGGACCCCGGCCACGCATTCGGCCAGCCCGGCCGAAGCCCGCACGAGGGCGGGCAGATCGACCCGGCGGCGCATCAGCGTGTCGTAGAACATCACGACCCGCAGCGCGCCCCCGGCTTCCGCGTCCAGGTGCGACAGCCGTTCGGCGAGTGCCTCCATATCCGGAGGGTAAGCGACGATCGGCGCGTGAACCAGGCCGGATGCGCGACGCGCGGCGGATGATCCCGGCGGCGCCGACCGGCAGGATCGTCGGCATGGATCCCGAACTCGAAGCGTTCCTCCCGCTCTTCCCCAAGGCCGACCTGGCCGATCCGGTCACCGCGCGTGAGCACTTCGCCAAGCTGGCCACCTCGGTGCCGGCTCCCGACACCACCGGTATGGCGGTCGAGGACCGGACGGTGCCCGCCGACCCGGCCGTGCCGGTGCGGATCTACCGCCCGCACGAGGCCCACGGCGCGCTCATCTGGCTGCACGGCGGCGGGTTCGTCATGGGTGACGTGGAAACCGAGCACCCGTGGGCCTCCCGCATCGCGAACAACTCCGGTGCCGTGGTGATCTCCGTGGGCTACCGCCTGGCCCCGGAGAACCCCTTCCCGGCCGCGCTCGACGACGCCTACGCCGTGCTCACCTGGGCGTACGAGAACGCGGGCGAACTCGGCATCGACCCGGAGCTGATCGCGGTCGGCGGGCACAGCGCCGGTGGCGGGCTCGCGGCCGCGACGGCGTTGCGGGCGCGTGATGAGCAGGGGCCGCCGATCCGCTTCCAGCTGCTCAACCAGCCCGGGCTCGACAACTCGCAGCAGTCGTGGTCCGCGCGGAACTTCACCGCCACGCCCTGGATGAACCGCGACAAGGTGACCGACGCCTGGCGGCACTACCTCGGCTCCCGGCCCGTCACGCCGTACGCGGCCCCGGCGTGCGCCGAAGACCTCACCGGCCTGCCGCCCGCCTACATCGCCACCGCGGAGCTGTGCCCGAACCGCGACGAGGACATCGCCTACGCGCAGCGCCTGCTGCAGGCCGGGGTCTCGGTCGAACTGCACCAGTGGGCGGGCACCTTCCACGGGTCGCAGGCGATCCTGTCGGCCGAGGTGTCGCAGCGGCAGAACGCCGAACTCGGCGCCGTGCTGCAGCGCGCGCTGGCCGGCTGATGGCCGCCGTGACCGGGCTCCTGCGCCCGTTCCGCCGGGATTTCGCGGCCGTGGCTGGCTTCCAGGTCATCGGCGCCGTCGCGGGGTTGGCGCCGCTGCTGGCGGTCGCCGAACTGGGCCGGGTGCTGCTCTCCCCCGGTCCGGTCGAGTCCGGTCCGGTGTCCGCCGCCGTGGTGTTCGGCGCGGTGGGGTTGTTCGTCCGGCTGGTGTGCACCGCCGCTTCGGCCGGGATCGGGCACCTGCTGGACGGCCGGGTGCAACTGGTCTTCCGGCGGCGGCTGGCCGAGCGGCTGGGGCGCGTGCCCATCGGCTGGTTCTCCCGGCGGCGGACCGGTGAACTGGCGAAGGTCGTGGGCGAGGACGTCGGTGCCGTGCACCCGTTCATCGCGCACGCCCCCGGTGAACTGGTCGCCGCGTTCGTGGTGCCGCTGGTCTCGCTGGTGTACCTGTTCGCGGTCGACTGGCGGCTCACGCTCATCACGCTGATCCCGGTGGTGCTGGCGGTGGCGCTGGTGCCGCTGATGATGACGCCGTCCCGGCTGCGCGAGCAGGCGGAGTTCGACGAGGGCATGGGCCGGATCTCGGATTCGGTGGTCGAGTTCGTGCAGGGCATCTCGGAGGTCAAGGCGTTCGGCGGGGGTGAGCGCGCGCACCGGAAGTTCCGCACCGCCGTGGACGGGTTCGTCGCCACCTTCAACCGGTGGGTGCACGGGATGGCCGGGCCCGCCGCCGGTATGCAGCTGGCCCTGTCCCCGCCGTTCGTGGTGCTGGTGGTGCTGGCCGGGGGCACGGTGCTGATCACCTCCGGCGGCCTGGCCCCGGCGGACCTGCTGCCGTTCCTGTTGCTGGGCCTGGGACTCACCGCGCCGGTGGCCGCGCTCGGCCACGGTTTCGACGAACTTCAGGCTGCCCGGCGCGCGGTCGGCCGGATCCGGGACGTGCTCGAAGTGGAGTCGCTGCCGGAGCCGGAAAACCCGGCCGTGCCACGGGGGCACCGCGTCGAACTGCGGGACGTCCGGTTCGGCTACGAGGACGGGCACGAGGTGCTGCGCGGGATCGACCTGGTGCTGGAGCCGGGCACGACCACCGCGATCACCGGGCCCTCGGGCAGCGGGAAGTCCACTTTGGTCCAGCTGCTGCCGCGGTTCTTCGACCCGGACCACGGTTCGGTCTCCCTCGGCGGGGTCGACCTCCGCCAGCTTCCCAGCGAGCAGCTCTACCGGCTGGTCTCGTTCGTCTTCCAGG from the Amycolatopsis magusensis genome contains:
- a CDS encoding carboxymuconolactone decarboxylase family protein codes for the protein MEARFDLMANEVAAKFSKRFIGAALVLEHSALPATTQELLKIRASQLNGCGFCLDMHTKDAAAAGESAVRLALIAAWREATVFTEAERAVLAFAEEGTRLADTGRGVSDETWARVREHFDDDQVAALVCLVAMINAANRMNVIVRNPAGAYEPGMFAALSR
- a CDS encoding alpha/beta hydrolase — protein: MDPELEAFLPLFPKADLADPVTAREHFAKLATSVPAPDTTGMAVEDRTVPADPAVPVRIYRPHEAHGALIWLHGGGFVMGDVETEHPWASRIANNSGAVVISVGYRLAPENPFPAALDDAYAVLTWAYENAGELGIDPELIAVGGHSAGGGLAAATALRARDEQGPPIRFQLLNQPGLDNSQQSWSARNFTATPWMNRDKVTDAWRHYLGSRPVTPYAAPACAEDLTGLPPAYIATAELCPNRDEDIAYAQRLLQAGVSVELHQWAGTFHGSQAILSAEVSQRQNAELGAVLQRALAG
- a CDS encoding ABC transporter ATP-binding protein; the encoded protein is MAAVTGLLRPFRRDFAAVAGFQVIGAVAGLAPLLAVAELGRVLLSPGPVESGPVSAAVVFGAVGLFVRLVCTAASAGIGHLLDGRVQLVFRRRLAERLGRVPIGWFSRRRTGELAKVVGEDVGAVHPFIAHAPGELVAAFVVPLVSLVYLFAVDWRLTLITLIPVVLAVALVPLMMTPSRLREQAEFDEGMGRISDSVVEFVQGISEVKAFGGGERAHRKFRTAVDGFVATFNRWVHGMAGPAAGMQLALSPPFVVLVVLAGGTVLITSGGLAPADLLPFLLLGLGLTAPVAALGHGFDELQAARRAVGRIRDVLEVESLPEPENPAVPRGHRVELRDVRFGYEDGHEVLRGIDLVLEPGTTTAITGPSGSGKSTLVQLLPRFFDPDHGSVSLGGVDLRQLPSEQLYRLVSFVFQDVRLLRASVAENIALAVPEAEPDDVVRAARLANIHERILELPRGYETVLGEEAELSGGEAQRIAIARALLADTPVLVLDEATAFADPRTELAVRQALSTADGQRTVLVIAHRLETVAGADTVVLLENGSIAERGSPAELLARGGQFAAFWRSHQGEELG
- a CDS encoding non-ribosomal peptide synthetase: MERTHPHFPLVCEDSTPSVSGGHALPLASGAVLLGALLAQAMAYAGPREVTVRTDTEHTLRLDGTVVGDFVAMAAPVAGARAGFRVVLDPEPADLALTFVFADELTVECAARPRDPAALDRIAAHYLAFLRAAISMPDREVAAVDHRTAAEKQVAARLNDTTRDLTHPPCLHELFEAAADRDPDALALVQGDTRLRFGELEARANGLAARLTGTRIGILATLSVEFVVCALAVLKAGAAYVPLDPKLPDQRLRTLFRLGHLTSLLADPEYAEIATSLTDSWVPVPSGVTSRDRPTRRGTGSDLAYLIFTSGSTGEPKGALLDHAGRANMITDLNQRFGLGPGDRMLVVSSPSFDMSVYDLFGTLAAGATAVLPDRGREQDVDHWARLLVDERVTLWHSVPSALSLVLNLLPSRVDSVRLVLAGGDWIPVDQPSRVHRAFPGAEFYSLGGATEVSVDSVIHRVAPGERFARAIPYGRPLTNQTARVLDRYGREAALDLPGELVLGGVGVGQGYDRRPRLTAERFPADPFRPGARMYRTGDAARLRADGTIELLGRLDQQIKLEGVRIEPGEIQTAIEADDRVREAVVAPRRDASGRAVALVAFVVPDGDPGTLLAELPVRLRSTLHRSSIPGEFRLIERIPLNANGKVDRTWLAAMADQVPEPEVSEVDTVDAVDEFAEAVAEVWTQVLGLAGPPAAHDRFAALGGGSLAATQVVSRLRRRFGTELSVREVLTRPTVAGVAEILRSRAPS
- the alr gene encoding alanine racemase yields the protein MSIVREDYRWTDAPGAATATESLGMAVIDLGAIAHNTELLRSRCSGELMAVVKADGFGHGVLPVATTALAHGATWLGVTSLAEALHLRAAGITAPVLSWLHLPDEDFAPAIGGDIDLSVSSVEHLDGIAASADRAGKCAYVHLKVDTGLSRNGSPPELWPGLVTAARRLERAGLVRVRGLWSHLISGNHPGDPSVGVQSSRFEEACALAAARGLDPRVRHLANSAAVLTAPATHLDLARAGIALYGVEPLAGHESGLRPAMTLRTRANMVRRVPGGTGVSYDHEYVTSRDTTLALVPLGFADGVPRLAGERAEVLLGGRRCRVAGRVAMDQFVADAGDAPVRIGDEVVLFGPGEQSEPTVAEWARWARTNPHEILTGIGNRVPRRYLPATPGV
- the glyA gene encoding serine hydroxymethyltransferase; protein product: MTIDSTALPFTVPSGRIRPHGLAGTIRAEYEYQRETLCLIAARSIVHPEVAAATQSVFANVTTEGYPGDRYHSGSAGADVVERMAVDLACSVFGATYANVQSHAASTANLAVLTALLDPGDVVLSMDLASGGHLTHVSKPSVTSRFFRGVYYGVRADGRIDLAEVDRLAGEHRPKVIICGGSAYPRAIDFAGFRRVADRHGCVLVADISHTAGLVAAGLQPSPVPHAHVTTLCTHKQLYGPKGGLILSGPDAVSPPPGRTETLAKLLDRAVFPYFQGSPDFGAIAGKACVLDWVAKPEFARVMRRVRELADLLARRLERDFDLVSGGTDSHMVLVDLRPRGLTGRDAERALEAAGVLTNRNRVPGDTTPSRVAAGLRLGTNIAAFRGLTTADFDRCCTGIVDVLADPAAVPRVRAEIAGVMAAYPLPGGWS
- a CDS encoding pyridoxamine 5'-phosphate oxidase family protein: MGENQRRQIVMSAGEIARFLDEQRVATLATVGSSGQPHLVAMWYAVLDGVLWFETKAKSQKAVNLRRDGRATVMIETGHTYDALRGVAIQGHATIVDDPDALWAVGVGVWERYNGPYSEEVRPMVEFMLAKRVAVRFDAERIRSWDHRKLGLPALEVGGSTAAHL
- a CDS encoding TetR/AcrR family transcriptional regulator, giving the protein MSHSEPDGLAARKRRATSTRIAASAARLAGRHGVASTTVEQIAADAEVARATFFRYYSTKESAIAEGVTGPWLVLVTEALARRPEHLSAKAALVAAFDELAGHFSDHRDEIWELARLTRSSPALHAWTTQTYQRYEDAIARLLAPRFPASAEPDPRPRLLAVLAMGAVRICLDDWVATGGSLPALLSRAFASITVEPG
- a CDS encoding RNA polymerase sigma-70 factor; this translates as MRGTEGSESTDAFVTHRNLLFTVAYEMLGSAADAEDVLQETWLRWVDVDLTEVRDQRAYLVKIATRQALTRLRTLGRRKESYVGSWLPEPLLTAPDVADDVELADSVSMAMLLVLETLTPTQRAVFVLREVFDLPYDEIAEAVGKTESAVRQIAHRARAHVAERRPRGVVTPAQTRSVLEAFQRAVQTGDLQGLLDILSPDVVLLGDGGGVKQAVLRPIHGADKVARVLTAGLGRVGDAGSMHPAQVNGHPALVFQLHGELDSVLAVRFDEGRITGLYAVRNPEKLSHMDRETSLRR
- a CDS encoding helix-turn-helix domain-containing protein; its protein translation is MEALAERLSHLDAEAGGALRVVMFYDTLMRRRVDLPALVRASAGLAECVAGVRLHGTGRVIRVGPDGRRTADAGGDASVQLPIVLDEEEIGLAWLERPGEPVPLDDLVLARLAIAVAGVVERYGPARTTMADPALIELVIGGDTDEAGRARALRLLGFGADVPVRVAAVRSELPLDRVAGAICPGRPVKAAPLAGVGVILASTVDMARFPAGVHAGVGAAGSPECSWREARTALRFTTAREPVVRYAGLGALALLAQVPPEVVRANADVAAIACLAGQPDELATLDAYCATGSLRRAADRLHLHHSSIARRLDQLGKALGFDLTEPAGLVRVRLALTAWRLLGD